A stretch of Blautia liquoris DNA encodes these proteins:
- a CDS encoding response regulator transcription factor has product MKVLIVDDESHVRDAIFLLLPWEELGFERIFMAQTVAAATRLIQDEKPELAIVDVVIGNELGTEIMNYINDQKIRTTVIAISGHDDFQYVRSMFILGALEYLLKPIEQDKLYGAVKKAQVQIGADPQSQSVLSGLSRRQNTSEYQQDLLRNLFQAELVESSFAQLLEVAPQFSEKKQCRVLHCTGSTLSVHQDEFLQRMSRLLNQIQEELESVGQGVIFQNMQPSMDIVILLYGPAQVDFDRELHRIKELALRENCAVILGSSRMHAFPNELRTAWKEAMIAADHNDQFGIFALKEYDSKMSNMYLKSSLQKESALYSSIIIGDLPTIKIQLQRWAEIVMNGQPHTIGLLRLLWEEFFQLYNDWERAAEITDEDVFLTEHIKTLGDILGNSWDGTLKQMYKYFITCIEQLIENKKLMQESPNMMARVTDYLELNYMKRISQQECADHFHINKDYLSRAFKKHTGIGMVKYLNNIRIRKACELLTSTDLQIMEIADQVGYFDAKYFSRQFKVVTGVSPAQYRYEYRSQSSQII; this is encoded by the coding sequence ATGAAAGTATTGATAGTCGATGACGAAAGTCATGTCAGAGATGCGATTTTTTTATTGCTGCCATGGGAGGAGTTAGGGTTTGAAAGGATCTTTATGGCTCAAACCGTAGCAGCAGCGACCCGGCTGATTCAGGATGAGAAACCGGAACTAGCCATCGTTGACGTTGTAATCGGGAATGAGTTGGGGACAGAGATCATGAATTATATCAATGACCAGAAGATCAGGACGACCGTAATTGCCATTTCCGGCCATGATGATTTCCAATATGTTCGTTCAATGTTCATTCTTGGAGCCTTGGAATATTTGTTGAAACCGATTGAGCAGGACAAGCTTTATGGAGCGGTGAAAAAGGCTCAAGTGCAGATTGGTGCCGACCCGCAAAGTCAGAGTGTGCTCTCAGGATTGTCAAGACGGCAAAATACTTCGGAATATCAACAGGATCTTTTACGAAACCTATTTCAAGCAGAACTAGTAGAATCGTCTTTTGCACAGCTTTTAGAGGTGGCACCACAGTTTTCCGAGAAAAAGCAATGCCGTGTTCTACACTGTACTGGCAGTACGCTGTCGGTGCATCAGGATGAGTTTCTACAACGAATGAGCCGGCTGCTTAACCAGATCCAAGAAGAACTGGAATCTGTAGGGCAAGGTGTTATTTTTCAGAATATGCAGCCTTCTATGGATATTGTTATCTTACTTTATGGACCGGCACAAGTGGATTTTGATCGGGAGCTGCACCGGATTAAAGAACTGGCATTGCGAGAAAATTGTGCTGTCATTCTGGGCAGCAGCCGTATGCATGCCTTTCCGAATGAACTGAGAACAGCCTGGAAAGAGGCGATGATCGCTGCCGATCATAATGATCAGTTCGGTATTTTTGCTTTAAAGGAGTATGACTCAAAAATGTCGAATATGTACCTGAAAAGTAGTTTGCAGAAAGAGAGTGCATTATACTCCAGCATAATTATCGGCGATCTGCCAACCATTAAAATACAGCTGCAGAGATGGGCAGAGATAGTTATGAACGGGCAGCCGCATACTATTGGTCTGCTGCGCTTGCTTTGGGAAGAGTTTTTTCAACTGTACAATGATTGGGAAAGAGCAGCAGAAATTACGGATGAAGATGTATTTTTAACTGAGCATATCAAAACTCTTGGCGATATCTTGGGAAACTCCTGGGACGGAACATTGAAACAAATGTATAAGTATTTCATCACTTGCATCGAACAACTGATTGAAAACAAAAAGTTGATGCAGGAGAGTCCCAACATGATGGCGAGAGTGACTGATTATCTGGAATTGAACTATATGAAACGAATTTCACAGCAGGAGTGCGCTGATCATTTTCATATCAATAAAGACTATCTAAGTCGAGCGTTTAAAAAGCACACTGGGATTGGAATGGTGAAATACTTAAATAATATACGAATTCGAAAAGCCTGCGAATTGTTGACATCGACCGATTTACAGATCATGGAAATTGCTGATCAGGTCGGCTATTTTGATGCCAAGTATTTTTCCAGACAGTTTAAAGTTGTGACAGGAGTTTCGCCGGCACAGTATCGTTATGAGTATCGGTCACAGAGTAGTCAAATAATTTGA
- a CDS encoding sensor histidine kinase, with amino-acid sequence MDRKKRYTSIGRKIITDISICMLFFVIFFSLYIYRFMQTNAMKRYEYQTQIATEVSGTNIDHYITSMITATKSVYINHSLMGFLKYHHSQEEVADNELRIIEYFKSVYYASSAATQIYLVMPEENFSILYEPNLLKIYNGVVSPDVTIPQMDSFRDVYVESTHIKNDYGHNIPDIDKYPADETVFTIWLPIADLPVEQKPFAYVAIDLPTSFIMENCKAVYSEDETIYVLDAQNQIIASSDVKSQMQDFVKCYPWYHKSGFSYAFSRIKGLILTETKINSPYFDWYIVKVATTKSVYALTTGQMISILLIFAILVSVLLLVISSRIMKYTRSLRRITCFMEKERARKNWDKPRKISDYITYDKQDEISSLINSFQKLMDSLKEHAIQKYELKLAYTQSELRTMQAQINPHFIYNVIQCFATNALKNKDLKQYQLISSFGQMLHYAMVLEPVLVYVDQEIEYTRRYIELQQMRFEQHLIVTYKIGPDSGDFKIPKMSIQPLIENSITHGNLMKSAGGVINLEVFAQTEYLHLLVADNGVPVTLEITEKVYAKIEEIRMKLLYQDSSSDKKQTEALSFSTREDENHNHFIGIENVYSRFLLSFGYCEFILTANELGGTTVEFIVPLQARPIGEESNESIDSR; translated from the coding sequence ATGGACAGGAAAAAGAGATACACCAGTATCGGTCGTAAAATTATTACAGACATTAGTATTTGTATGCTCTTTTTCGTGATTTTCTTTTCCCTGTACATATATCGGTTTATGCAGACAAATGCGATGAAACGCTATGAATACCAGACTCAGATTGCTACGGAGGTATCCGGTACAAATATTGATCACTACATTACCAGTATGATTACGGCAACGAAATCTGTTTATATAAATCATTCTTTAATGGGTTTCTTAAAATATCATCACAGCCAGGAGGAAGTGGCCGATAATGAGCTACGTATCATTGAGTATTTTAAATCGGTATACTATGCTTCCAGTGCTGCAACGCAAATTTACCTAGTTATGCCTGAAGAGAATTTTTCCATTTTGTATGAGCCAAACCTGCTGAAAATTTATAATGGTGTGGTTAGCCCGGATGTGACAATTCCACAGATGGATTCTTTTCGAGATGTTTATGTGGAATCGACACACATTAAAAATGATTATGGGCACAATATTCCCGATATCGATAAGTATCCTGCCGATGAAACAGTATTTACAATCTGGCTGCCGATTGCGGACCTGCCAGTGGAACAAAAACCTTTTGCGTATGTGGCGATTGATCTGCCGACTTCTTTTATTATGGAAAACTGTAAGGCAGTCTATAGTGAAGATGAAACAATCTATGTATTGGATGCACAGAATCAAATCATTGCTTCCAGCGATGTAAAGAGTCAGATGCAGGATTTTGTAAAGTGTTATCCATGGTATCATAAAAGTGGGTTTTCCTATGCGTTTTCTCGCATTAAGGGCTTGATCCTGACCGAGACTAAGATCAATTCTCCTTATTTTGACTGGTATATTGTTAAGGTGGCGACGACCAAGAGTGTGTATGCACTCACGACTGGGCAGATGATTTCGATTCTGCTGATTTTTGCTATTCTGGTCAGTGTGTTGCTGCTGGTAATTTCCAGTCGGATTATGAAATATACTAGGTCGCTGCGTAGGATCACCTGTTTTATGGAAAAAGAAAGAGCTAGAAAAAACTGGGATAAGCCCAGGAAAATCAGCGATTATATTACATATGATAAGCAGGATGAAATCAGTTCTTTAATTAACTCGTTTCAGAAACTGATGGATTCCTTAAAAGAGCATGCGATTCAGAAGTATGAGTTAAAACTGGCTTATACGCAGTCGGAATTGCGGACGATGCAGGCACAGATCAATCCGCATTTCATTTATAACGTTATTCAATGTTTTGCTACAAATGCGTTGAAAAATAAAGATCTAAAGCAGTATCAGCTAATTTCCTCATTTGGACAAATGCTTCATTATGCGATGGTTCTGGAACCAGTTCTGGTTTATGTAGATCAAGAGATCGAGTACACTCGGCGCTATATTGAGCTGCAGCAGATGCGATTTGAACAGCATCTGATAGTAACTTATAAAATTGGGCCGGACAGCGGCGATTTTAAAATCCCCAAAATGTCAATCCAGCCATTGATTGAGAATTCTATTACTCATGGAAACCTTATGAAAAGCGCTGGTGGTGTAATTAATCTCGAAGTATTCGCACAAACAGAGTACCTGCATCTGCTAGTCGCTGATAATGGTGTACCGGTAACACTGGAAATCACAGAAAAGGTTTATGCTAAGATTGAAGAAATTAGAATGAAGTTGTTGTATCAGGATAGTTCGAGCGATAAAAAGCAGACTGAAGCATTGTCTTTTTCTACGAGAGAAGATGAAAATCATAATCATTTCATCGGTATTGAAAATGTCTATTCTCGGTTTCTGCTGAGTTTCGGCTATTGCGAATTTATTCTTACCGCTAATGAGCTGGGTGGCACTACGGTGGAATTTATTGTGCCGCTTCAGGCAAGACCAATCGGAGAGGAGTCCAATGAAAGTATTGATAGTCGATGA
- a CDS encoding sugar phosphate isomerase/epimerase family protein — translation MMIATTGCLQAGSKAPIVYRGAFEDIFPKMAADGYQAVEMHIQDSREINREKLNEQLEINHLKLTSIGTGMAYGTWHLNIGDHNRDIRNRAIACIEEHMITASPHHSLVILGSMQGRFSDAASAEEFVSNVEESLYRLDQLAKRYNVLVGYEIMNHYESDFLYTIADGVRFMEEHDYKNIRLHIDTVHMNIDESDMGRAIRAAGSWIQHVHIADNDRYYPGHGHLSFREILQALRDINYEGALALETYNWPETQKCARKSREYLEFMIEEVYGQEKEIHQYRS, via the coding sequence ATGATGATTGCAACAACAGGATGTTTACAGGCTGGATCAAAAGCTCCGATCGTATATCGCGGAGCATTTGAGGATATTTTCCCTAAGATGGCAGCCGATGGCTATCAGGCGGTGGAGATGCATATTCAGGATTCGAGGGAAATCAATCGAGAAAAGCTGAATGAACAGTTGGAGATTAACCATTTGAAATTGACATCAATTGGTACTGGAATGGCTTACGGGACCTGGCACCTGAATATTGGTGATCATAACCGCGATATACGAAACCGGGCGATTGCCTGCATAGAGGAGCATATGATTACTGCCAGCCCGCATCATAGCCTGGTGATTCTCGGCTCGATGCAGGGAAGGTTCAGTGATGCTGCTTCAGCGGAAGAGTTTGTTTCTAATGTTGAAGAGAGTCTGTATCGTCTGGACCAGCTGGCGAAACGGTACAATGTTCTAGTGGGCTATGAGATTATGAATCATTACGAAAGCGATTTTCTTTACACGATTGCCGATGGAGTTCGCTTTATGGAGGAGCATGACTATAAAAATATTCGTCTTCATATTGATACGGTGCACATGAATATTGATGAGAGCGATATGGGGCGGGCAATCCGTGCAGCTGGATCATGGATCCAACATGTTCATATTGCTGATAATGATCGCTATTATCCCGGACATGGGCATTTGTCATTTAGAGAAATTCTGCAGGCACTTCGGGATATCAACTACGAAGGGGCGTTAGCATTAGAAACCTACAACTGGCCCGAGACTCAAAAGTGTGCACGTAAATCGCGAGAATACTTAGAGTTCATGATTGAGGAGGTCTATGGACAGGAAAAAGAGATACACCAGTATCGGTCGTAA
- a CDS encoding zinc-dependent alcohol dehydrogenase yields MLQQVMTRPGVIEFNEVDIPKVHEGEVLIKIMKIGICGSDVHVYHGEHPFTSYPVTQGHEVSGIVIELGESVTGLKIGQKVTIQPQVVCGECYPCRHGRYNLCEELKVMGFQTTGVASHYFAVADKKVTPLPDDMEFDEGAMIEPLAVAVHAVKRVGDVKNLKIAVLGSGPIGILVAQVAKGLGARSVMITDISDVRLKKAKECGINYCINTKEKDFGEAMLENFGPDKADVIYDCAGNNVTMGEAIKYARKGSTIILVAVFAGMAKVDLAVLNDHELDLNTSMMYRNEDYLDAMKLVEEGKVALAPLISKHFQFKDYLKAYQYIDENRETTMKVIIDVQE; encoded by the coding sequence ATGTTACAGCAGGTTATGACACGACCAGGAGTTATCGAGTTTAATGAAGTGGACATTCCGAAAGTGCATGAGGGAGAAGTCTTAATTAAGATTATGAAGATTGGAATCTGTGGATCAGATGTCCATGTTTATCATGGAGAACATCCTTTTACTTCATACCCGGTTACACAAGGCCATGAAGTATCCGGCATTGTAATAGAACTAGGAGAAAGTGTCACGGGGCTGAAAATAGGACAGAAAGTAACCATTCAGCCACAAGTAGTCTGTGGAGAGTGTTATCCATGCAGACATGGAAGATACAATTTGTGTGAAGAATTGAAGGTAATGGGCTTTCAGACTACAGGAGTGGCATCCCATTATTTTGCAGTAGCTGATAAAAAGGTTACACCCCTTCCTGATGACATGGAATTTGATGAAGGGGCAATGATTGAACCACTTGCTGTTGCTGTTCATGCCGTAAAACGGGTCGGAGATGTAAAGAATCTTAAAATTGCAGTATTGGGTTCTGGTCCAATTGGTATTTTAGTAGCGCAAGTCGCCAAAGGTCTGGGCGCCAGAAGCGTTATGATTACAGATATTAGTGATGTACGTCTGAAAAAAGCAAAGGAATGCGGGATCAATTATTGCATTAATACAAAAGAAAAAGACTTTGGAGAGGCAATGCTGGAAAACTTCGGGCCAGATAAAGCGGATGTGATTTATGATTGTGCCGGAAACAATGTTACAATGGGAGAGGCAATTAAATATGCTCGAAAAGGCAGCACCATCATTCTTGTGGCTGTATTTGCCGGTATGGCAAAGGTGGATTTGGCAGTATTGAATGATCATGAATTGGATCTAAATACATCTATGATGTATAGAAATGAAGATTATCTGGACGCTATGAAACTCGTTGAAGAAGGTAAGGTTGCGTTGGCTCCACTCATCTCCAAACATTTTCAATTTAAAGACTATCTAAAGGCATATCAGTATATTGATGAAAACCGAGAGACAACAATGAAAGTTATTATTGATGTGCAGGAATAG
- a CDS encoding sensor histidine kinase, translated as MKKRFQEKLREKLKYTRLRTLLLLSFVVLSIIPLIVLGCVVFIVSRNTLIEQAKTQFIHDVQKTSTILDKNLDYVEEFSLKLNIDARIYEIFENIDKEDPVKLNEASDKISQILLSYLPWNNEVYSAHLVTSFYRFGEERKNFYPKGQFIKSDLAKQADQAEGELIWVPTYDYATMFGIDNMSKNLEYSKLFSAVRKLHPSKTSFGRIFELSDKVEEPYLVVNFTEQNLRTMLMEYVGKNNSAKYFVQSKQGKLVCSSDENWDEGDILVSTLKFHTDEGSFQKDFKGQNYILAYSKSRVTGWYVVAMLPVSELTDQIVDKLIRVMAIMIALITFLDSLAAFYISRSLNRKVYKPLKMIERVGAGDFDTEVQYNSREEFAFFYSKLNEMNHNLKRLVHENYEIRLQKRDSEIMALNIQLNPHFLYNSLNIINWLCLNGDSDKASNMIVNLSRMLQYTSKNNKYLVPLKGDMEWLMGYLSIMERRYERLFKVSIFIPDKYNNLEVPKLFLQPFVENAIVHAFKDYKEDGLLEISVEEDKNDIIFFVEDNGCGISQEKIEKVMHQKTKSIGISNTNKRIRMIYGPRYGVTIHSQVGEGTTILIRIPNNRK; from the coding sequence ATGAAAAAGAGGTTTCAAGAGAAGTTACGAGAAAAACTTAAGTATACCAGGCTAAGAACTCTGCTGCTTTTATCATTTGTTGTTTTGTCCATTATTCCGTTGATAGTGTTAGGCTGTGTTGTATTTATAGTTTCGCGCAACACTTTAATTGAACAGGCTAAAACTCAGTTTATCCATGATGTGCAAAAGACAAGTACTATTTTAGATAAAAATTTAGATTATGTGGAAGAATTCTCTTTAAAGCTAAATATAGATGCTCGTATCTATGAGATTTTCGAAAATATTGATAAAGAGGATCCGGTAAAGTTAAATGAAGCTAGCGATAAGATATCTCAAATTCTATTGAGTTATCTTCCCTGGAACAATGAAGTGTATTCAGCACATCTGGTCACTTCGTTTTACCGGTTTGGGGAGGAACGTAAAAACTTTTATCCTAAAGGACAGTTTATAAAATCAGATCTTGCAAAACAGGCTGATCAGGCAGAAGGTGAACTTATTTGGGTTCCTACTTATGATTATGCGACCATGTTTGGAATAGACAATATGAGCAAGAATCTGGAATATTCAAAGCTGTTTTCTGCCGTTAGAAAACTTCATCCAAGTAAGACTTCTTTTGGTAGAATTTTTGAATTGTCAGATAAGGTTGAAGAGCCGTATCTTGTTGTTAATTTTACAGAACAAAATTTAAGGACCATGTTAATGGAATATGTGGGAAAAAATAATTCTGCAAAGTATTTTGTTCAGTCGAAGCAAGGAAAGCTTGTCTGCTCATCAGATGAGAATTGGGATGAGGGTGATATCCTAGTTTCTACTTTAAAGTTTCATACGGATGAAGGAAGTTTTCAAAAGGATTTTAAGGGTCAAAATTATATTCTGGCATATTCAAAAAGCCGGGTGACGGGATGGTATGTTGTTGCAATGCTTCCTGTGAGTGAATTGACAGATCAAATTGTAGATAAGCTAATAAGAGTTATGGCTATAATGATTGCTCTTATTACGTTTTTAGATTCACTTGCAGCATTTTACATCTCCAGGAGTCTTAATAGAAAAGTATATAAACCGCTTAAAATGATTGAAAGAGTAGGAGCAGGGGACTTTGATACTGAGGTACAATATAATTCTCGAGAGGAGTTTGCATTTTTTTATAGTAAACTGAATGAGATGAATCATAACCTGAAAAGATTAGTACACGAGAATTATGAGATTCGATTGCAAAAAAGGGATTCGGAAATCATGGCATTAAATATTCAGCTTAATCCCCATTTTTTATACAATTCACTTAATATTATTAACTGGCTTTGCCTTAATGGAGATTCTGATAAAGCGAGCAATATGATTGTGAATTTATCGCGTATGCTTCAGTATACAAGTAAAAACAACAAGTATCTGGTTCCGCTTAAGGGAGATATGGAATGGCTTATGGGATATCTTTCAATTATGGAAAGGAGATATGAACGACTTTTTAAGGTTTCAATTTTTATTCCAGACAAGTACAATAATCTTGAAGTTCCAAAACTGTTTCTACAGCCCTTTGTAGAAAATGCAATTGTACATGCATTTAAGGATTATAAAGAAGATGGATTGTTGGAGATTTCGGTGGAGGAGGATAAAAATGATATTATTTTTTTCGTTGAGGATAACGGATGTGGAATCTCTCAGGAGAAGATCGAGAAAGTCATGCATCAAAAGACAAAATCTATCGGGATATCAAATACCAATAAGAGGATTCGCATGATTTATGGTCCCAGATATGGAGTTACAATACACTCACAAGTAGGGGAAGGTACTACGATTTTAATAAGAATTCCAAACAACAGGAAGTAA